In Methanococcoides sp. LMO-2, the genomic stretch CAATGACTATCTCTTCATCATTGTAGGAAATAACTACGGTTCCTTCTTCGGAAATAGAAACAACCTCATAGCTGTTCACTTTATGAGGTAACGAATATGCAGCATAGGTCATTGTGCCTGCTCCCATCCCTATGACTCCGGAAAGGGAAGAACCATCTCCTGCAATCATCACAAGTGAACCGTTCACTTCAAATGGTTCCCTTGGTGCTGTTATATGAAGAGCTTGATCCTCCTCATCGAAGTAGTAGGTAGGGAAATCAATTGCAAGCATCGGCCATGTATCTCCTTCTATGAATTCACCATGGCTGTTGATATGATGGTCCAGGAAAAGGATATTTTCAGACCCGGACGTTTCTTCCTCAGTGACATCATCATCAGAGATGCATCCTGTGGTAAAGACCAGTCCGGCCATTACAAAGCAAAGCAGCATTATGCTTAGTATGTTTGATCTTTTGTCTGTCATTTTGTTTCACCTTAAAGAACAGAGATCACCAAAATTATATAATCCTGTCTTTAGCTACAGTTCATTTTGAAGTCATTAGCTATTGTTTTTGAGCTTCATTAACTCAAGCTATGAATTTTATTAAGGGGGAAAACTAAGAAAAATTGTATTTGGGAAAAAATATTATATTCCATAAGCAATATATAGTAGATGTTATATAGTAACTTTTGTAAATTTACTGGAGGGTATATTTTTTGGTAGAGAAAACAGCATTAGACTGGATAGCGATAGCTCTGGTAGTTATCGGTGGTTTGAACTGGGGATTAGTTGGAATTTCACAGGATTACAATCTTGTGGCCTTGATCTTCGGTTATAGCATAATTGCAAGGGTCGTGTATCTGCTTGTCGGACTTTCGGCGCTCTACATGATCTACTTTGCAAACAAACAACATTAAGGCAGCGATCTGCTGCCCTTCTTTTTAAATATGATACATTACTTATCTTTTATTATAGTTAATTTGATCTGGGGGTTAACATGTCTAACTATGATATTCCTGTGTATCCTTATACACGGCCTCGTGTTGTCGCAAGCAAGTGCCTTGAGTTCGAAAATGTACGGTATAACGGTAGCCTTGTCCGTTGCCCTACTGTTCGTGCCCTGATACCTTTTGTGGATTTCATCACAGTTTGCCCGGAAGTGGAGATAGGACTTGGGATCCCACGAGAGACTATAAGGATCGTGCGTATAAATGGTAAAAAAAGGTTAATTCAACCAAAAACGAATCAAGACCTGACAGATGATATGGATAATTTCACTGATCAGTTCCTGAAAGATCTCCCGCCGGTTGATGGTTTTATTTTTAAATCCGGATCTCCTACCATAGGAGTAAGAAATATCAAGATCTATTCCGAGAAGGATAAAGGGTTTGTAATTGACCGTGGAGCCGGTTTTTTTGCAGATAAGATCGTTAAGCGATATGCTGAATATCCTCTTGAAGAGGATGATCGGCTCAGGAATAATATCATAAGGCATCATTTCCTGACAAAACTTTTCACTTTTGCAGATCTCAGATCAGTAAAAGAATCCGGTTCAATTGAAAAACTTAAATTATTCCACAAGTACAATCGCTTTCTTTTCCGATTATACAACTGCGATATGTGCATAAAACTGGATGAGCTTATTGATAACAGCAAATCATCAGGAGTTGATAAGATCCTGTCGGAATATGAGGGCATAATTGTAAATATGTTCCATAGGTCACCGGGTTCGAAAGATTTCATAAGGCTCTCAAATGAGATCATATCAAAATTAAATTCTTCATCTTACCTTTCTAAAGTTTCTTCTTTGAATAATGGTGAAAAGGAATATCTTAACTGTGTACTTAAAAAATATGAAGATAACCGCCTGACATGTGATTCATTACTTGAGA encodes the following:
- a CDS encoding DUF523 and DUF1722 domain-containing protein, whose product is MSNYDIPVYPYTRPRVVASKCLEFENVRYNGSLVRCPTVRALIPFVDFITVCPEVEIGLGIPRETIRIVRINGKKRLIQPKTNQDLTDDMDNFTDQFLKDLPPVDGFIFKSGSPTIGVRNIKIYSEKDKGFVIDRGAGFFADKIVKRYAEYPLEEDDRLRNNIIRHHFLTKLFTFADLRSVKESGSIEKLKLFHKYNRFLFRLYNCDMCIKLDELIDNSKSSGVDKILSEYEGIIVNMFHRSPGSKDFIRLSNEIISKLNSSSYLSKVSSLNNGEKEYLNCVLKKYEDNRLTCDSLLEILRLYVMRFSDSKEEFSRLFFPYPEELKNEVEPERDRDFWANFPIPDNSDQDQAAKNQ
- a CDS encoding DUF378 domain-containing protein; protein product: MVEKTALDWIAIALVVIGGLNWGLVGISQDYNLVALIFGYSIIARVVYLLVGLSALYMIYFANKQH